In Bacteroidota bacterium, a genomic segment contains:
- a CDS encoding cytochrome c3 family protein, with product MTRIKLHIGFVLTCLGGVLFLGDAPKDDISILVPSPSDSICYDAGRLFLVSASKQAGDALLLSTQWEKVQAFDLRGDSARAGFAKEFYRMFEPNMTLELLSYSFKIFKGYTPAESLGFAYTDTLDIRGLWKRAEFAKLVGDARNLGDASEVVVRVRGWIDTLCTTAYDDPVSDGRALYKLHVRLIPGSNRIFLAPRGRKEKAVSFASRFVMDSKPVADRQGLFHNSELERSCTSCHEGLPSADSGASMKADCGVCHKSMTAAPVLHAPAEMKECASCHSWSVERKMVVVEKGVPAACYDCHGEKQAEVDSSASAHPVASECLTCHSPHGSDQNHIVKEKVYSLCTGCHEDQKINHPVGRHPLQFAKVKNGDEISCVTCHNPHGSVNEHLLRFPGGRMGVCAQCH from the coding sequence ATGACGCGCATAAAACTACATATTGGCTTTGTCCTGACCTGCCTCGGGGGAGTATTGTTCCTGGGCGATGCCCCGAAGGACGATATCAGCATCCTGGTCCCGTCCCCTTCCGATTCGATCTGTTATGACGCGGGCCGGCTGTTTCTCGTCTCCGCTTCGAAACAGGCCGGCGATGCTCTTCTCCTTTCCACGCAGTGGGAAAAAGTGCAGGCCTTCGATCTGCGCGGTGATAGCGCACGGGCGGGATTCGCGAAAGAGTTCTACCGGATGTTCGAGCCGAACATGACGCTGGAGCTCCTCTCGTACTCGTTCAAGATCTTCAAGGGCTATACCCCGGCGGAGTCGCTCGGATTTGCCTACACCGACACGCTCGACATCCGCGGGCTCTGGAAGCGGGCGGAATTCGCGAAGCTCGTGGGCGACGCCCGGAACCTCGGAGACGCATCGGAGGTGGTAGTGAGGGTCAGGGGATGGATCGACACTCTCTGCACCACGGCCTATGACGACCCGGTCAGCGACGGACGCGCTCTCTACAAGCTGCATGTCCGCCTCATCCCCGGCTCCAACAGAATCTTCCTCGCTCCCCGCGGAAGGAAGGAGAAGGCGGTGTCGTTCGCGTCGAGGTTCGTCATGGATTCGAAGCCGGTCGCCGACCGCCAGGGCCTCTTCCATAATTCGGAGCTTGAACGGAGCTGCACTTCCTGCCACGAAGGGCTTCCGAGCGCGGACAGCGGCGCCTCGATGAAAGCCGATTGCGGGGTTTGCCACAAGTCGATGACGGCAGCCCCGGTTCTCCACGCCCCGGCGGAAATGAAAGAGTGCGCGTCGTGCCACAGCTGGTCGGTGGAAAGAAAGATGGTCGTGGTGGAGAAGGGCGTGCCGGCCGCCTGCTACGATTGCCACGGCGAAAAGCAGGCCGAGGTGGACAGTTCGGCCTCCGCTCATCCGGTGGCATCCGAGTGTCTCACGTGCCATTCGCCGCACGGCAGCGACCAGAACCATATCGTGAAGGAAAAAGTCTATTCGCTCTGCACGGGCTGCCACGAGGACCAGAAGATAAATCATCCCGTGGGCAGGCATCCGCTGCAGTTTGCGAAGGTGAAGAACGGAGACGAGATCTCCTGCGTGACCTGCCATAACCCTCACGGGTCCGTCAACGAACATCTTCTCAGATTCCCCGGGGGCCGGATGGGAGTGTGCGCGCAATGCCACTGA